The DNA segment GCTTCTCTAGCATGAAGTATAGAATAAAATACATCGAAGCTACCACGGTAAGGGTATTAAAAGTACCACTTAGCGCTGATGTAGAGTATTTCGCAACATTATCTTTCAGTTTCGTGAGATTGTCCTTACTTAAAATATCAATATTTGTTTTTGAATAGATATAGTCATGAATCTTATCAATAAAAATATTGAATTTATCCATATAGGCAGATGCATTTCCTAGCTTTTCTATTAAAAGATCTCCAATGAAGTAAATAGGCAAAATAAGAATGATTAATGATCCTACAATGATGACCAATGATGATACCCAAGGTTTCCACTTTTTTTGATCCTGTAGATATAGATTGTATTTCCTGGTAATGACGTATAAGGTAATGGCTCCCAAAACTGCAGGAATAAATAGGGCAAGATGGAAACAAATTAGCCCTCCTAACACAATAATTACAGCAAGTAAAAAAACTTGTTTAATTTTTGTTTCACTGATCTGATTTACTTTATTTGGCATAATGAATAATTAAAGAAAGCAACGGTAAAAACCGTTGCTTTCAAATGTACATTTATTCTTGAAATTACGGTGAAGAAATTTCTATTTATTAACTACAATAGGTCTTGGTCTACCACAGTAAGCACAATAAAGTGAATACATTACGATCATCAAAAATAGCATAGTGAAAACGAGTCCAATTCCACAAAGGAAAATTCCAGCGATGCTAATTAAGAATCCAAGAAGTGAAGCACCTAAAAAAGTACCGTAATTATTTTTTGCTATAGAAAATGATTTACTGATGGCCTCAGAGAAACTTGCGTTTTCAAATAATAAAATCGGGTAACCTAACATAAAGAAAGGCAAAACAAAAAAGCCCGGAATAACACACAACGTAAACGCAATTCCTAATATAATACTTGAAATTAAAGTATAAATTATAATATTAACAAAATTTTGTCTAAATCCAATAAATAGATCAGAGAAGCTCATAGGCTCTTTCAGATTGTATTTATTCGCCATATAAATAATTCCAACATAAATTGGCGTAAGAAGTAGGCTTACCAGTCCAGAAAGACCATAATAAGTTCTAATCCCAGGGATCGACCACATATTTGTAGAAAATGTTTCGGGTGATGATTTAAGTTCTTCAAGCATATCGTTGGAATTAACTCCCGAAATTGGTTGAATAATTAGCGAAACAACAAATGAAATAACAACTGCGAGGATTACTGCAGCTACCGCATACATAAATACTCCCTTGTACATTTCAAATGCGTGTGAGATTATCGCTCCTGTTGATTTTTCAGGGCCTGTTGGTTGATCAAATTCTTGAAAAGTATCCATAGTTTTATTTTTTAATGTTTCCAAATTTATCATTAATAATTAATATGGTCAACACTTAAAAATTATTTTTGAATGTTTTCTTTAAAAATATGCTGGTAAAGGGTATAAATGATCGCATGCCAGAATGGGAAAGTGAACAGAAAACCAAATCCAAACAACAGCAATCCGGCAAGACTGAAGAGAACGCCTACAATTACAGCGGCAACAATTGTGGTGAAATCCTGCTTTAGTCCTGTGAACGTTAATTTAATTCCCTGGAAGGTATTTACGTTCATAAAAAACATCAGCGGAACACAAAACAGCGTTAGGAAAATCCAAACAAAACCTAATAGGATCAACGAGTTAGCATAGGAGAAAATGATAATCCAGAATAAATAAAAGCCAAAAAATTTAAAGAAATCAAAACCGAGATAACCCGCAAAGAGATCATTCATTTCTACCTTTTCATTGAGGTCAATTTTTCTGTAAATTTTATAAAATCCAACATTTAAAGGGTTTACAATTGCGGAAAGAAAGAATACTCCAAGTACGAAACCTTGTGTTTGCGGTAAGAGCGCAATTTCTTCCATCTTTTTATTGAAAGCAGCAAAATCAGTTTTAAATAATTCACTGTGTTGGCTCACTTGGTCCCAAAGACCGAAATATCTAAAAAGATAAAAATAACCCAAAAAGAATAGGGAAAAATAAAGTAAACTAAATGCGACTTGATAGAATAAAGTTTTGTTCCAATAAAAAAATGCTGTTTTCAGAATTTGTTCCAAGCCAGCCTTTTGAGCATAGTTTTTTTCCATGTTGCAAAAATAGGTAAATCCTTAAGATTAAATTCTAAATTGAGTATTTTTGCGCCATGCTAAAAAGTGATTATTCCAACTTTGATAGAATGGATGAACTTTCTCAACAGAAAGTCCCTTTCTTTTTCATGGTAGATTTTTTAGGAACAAAAGTGGAGGTTTATACTGAATCTGAGTTGATAGACAAAAATATATTTGTTGATTTTCAGAATTACAAAAATGTGAAGCCTCAAGATGCGTTAATAACGGATGTTCAGATGAAATCATATCCAATCAGCAAAACTGATTATAGAGAAGGATTTGATAAAGTACAGCATAACTTAAAGCTAGGGAATTCCTACTTAACAAATTACACCTGCAAAACAGAGATTGAAATTAATTTGAGTTTAAAAGAAATTTTCTTTTTATCTAAAGCAAAATACAAAGTTTTGTATCAGGATCAGTTTGTTTTTTTTTCGCCTGAAACTTTTGTAGAGATTGTTAATAATGAAATTTTCACCCATCCAATGAAAGGCACGATTGATGCATCTAAGGAAAATGCAGTGGAAGTTTTAAAAAATGACATAAAAGAAAAAGCCGAACATTACACGGTCGTTGATTTGTTGCGTAACGATTTAAGCATGGTCGCAGATGAGGTAAAAGTGAACGAGTTCCAAAGAATTGATTTTATAAAGACCAAACAGAAAAATTTATACGCAATGAGTTCTGAGATATCGGGAAAACTGAAACCCCAATTTAGAAGCAAAGTTGGAAGCATCATGAGAACCCTACTTCCGGCAGGATCCATTCTTGGTGCACCCAAACCTAAAACTTTAGAGATTGTATTAGAGGCGGAAACTTACCAGAGAGGTTTCTACACAGGTGTTTGTGGTTGGTATGATGGTGAGAAACTAGACTCTTGCGTAATGATTAGGTTCATCGAAAAAGAAAATAGGAAACTTTATTTTAAAAGTGGTGGTGGAATCACCCATTTGAGTAATTTTGCCGACGAATATCAAGAAATGAAAAATAAAATATATGTCCCAATTCATTGAAAGCATCAAAGTTGAAGATAAAGAGATATTTCTGCTTGAGCAGCATCAGAAAAGGGTCAATGATACCTTTGCCAATTTTGGCAAAGATGAAGCCATTAATTTAGAAAATATTTTTAAAAATCTGGAACATGATGAAGATGGTCTTTACAAATTGAAGATCACTTACGATTTAACAGGAAACGTCAGAACCCAAATGATTCCCTACGCGATTTCGGAAATTTCTGATTTTAAATTGGTTGAAAATAATTCTTATGATTATTCATTCAAGTTTGAAGATAGAAAAGAACTTGAAAAAATGATGATTCTGTCAAAAGCTTCCGAAATTATCATTGTTAAAAACAATCATATTACGGACACTTCGTTTTCTAATCTTTTATTTAAAAAAGGGAAGGATTGGTTTACCCCAAATACCTATTTATTGAATGGAGTCCAAAGACAGCATTTACTAAAATCCAAAAAGATTAAAGAAGCAGAAATTACCTTACAAAACTTAAACGAATATTCTCATTTCCAAATCATCAACGCTATGAATGATTTCGATGATATGTTTATTTATCCTTTGGAAAGAATTAAGAATTTACCTTCGCGACCTGATGCAATTGAACTTTAATTAATTAAGATTTCAAAAATTCAAAATAATTTTTAAGCACCTCTGCATTTTCGACGGTAGAGGTATCAACTTCCAGAATCTTTGCCTTTTCATCCGGTTTGAAGAAATTATCGAGTATACGAAGTAATGTTTCTTCATCATCTACTTTGGTGTAAGAAAAACCAAAATGCTGGGCTAAATGTTCAGCATTTTTGTGATGTTTGGTCAAAATGAATTCTTCTAAAGCATTTGTAGAACTTGGTCCTGGAATAATGTTGAAAATATCACCACCACCGTTATTAAAAATAATAATTCTGGTGTACGGCGGAATATAGTTGTTCCATAAACCATTGATGTCGTAAAAAAAGCTTACGTCGCCAGTAACCAATACGGTTTGCCTTTCATTTTTCATGGCAAATCCCATCGCAGTCGATGTGGAACCATCAATTCCGCTGGTCCCTCTATTACAGAAAATACCAATTGTTCTTGGAAAATCAAATAGTTGGGCGTACCTAATTGCTGACGAATTACTGATATGCAGATTAATATTTTCGGGAAGTTTTTCCGATAATAGTTCAAATAATTTAAAATCAGAAAAATTGGTTTGCAGACAGTAATCAGTATGTTTTAAATCTCTTTTATCTCTCAAAATGTCCCATAAATTAAAGTAGGCACTTGGTTCCAAAGTGATATTCTTTAATAATTTGGCAAAGAATTTTTCCGGTGTAGTTTTAATTTTTTCAGTTAAGCAGAAAAAAGTATCCGGGTGCCAGACTTCATGAATGTGCCAGTGATTTTTTGGACTTGCTTTTCGGAGAAACTGCTTTATCTTTTTGGAAACCACGTTTTGTCCAATGGTTATCAGCAGATCGGGTGCGAAGGTTTTGTAATCCTCGTCATTAAAATTAAAAATATATCGATCGATATGTGAAAAAAACTTGTCGTGTTTGATGTTTGAATTTGCTTCTTTTAAAACAACAACGCTATGATTTTTAACTAGTTGAGATAACTGCATCTCTAGCTCTTCACTATAATCTCTAGTGCCGATCAGGATCATGATTCTTTTAGACGTATTCCATTCTGCAGTTAAATTGGGGGATAATTCGAAAGTCGTTTCGCGAATTGTTTTCTCTAAAGATGGAAAATTTGGCAGTTCTGAAACCATTTGATACAATGGTTCTTCCAAAGGGATATTGATATGAACTGGGCCCTGTTTTTCAAAACAAACTTCAATTGCTTTCTTGATGATTGCAAAATTTTCGTCGCCTGCATTATCCGCCGAATCTTCCAGCAATTGGAAATCTCCATAAGAATGTTGTTGATAAAGGTCTTTCTGGCGAATCGTCTGTCCATCGAAAATATCTACATAATCAATCGGTCGATCCGCAGTTAAGATCAATAAGGGAGTGTTTTGGTAAAAAGCTTCCGTCATTGCAGGATAATAATTTGCAGCGGCAGAACCACTGGTACAGGTTATTGCAACTGGCTTTTTGATGCTTTTTGCCATTCCCAGTCCTACGAAACCTGCACTTCTTTCGTCTACAATACTGTAGCAATTCAGCTCATCAGTTTCTGAAAAATGAATGGCTAAGGGTGCGTTACGTGATCCCGGGGATATAACGATATCATAAATCCCATACTCTTTTAAAAGATGTGCTAAAATTTGAATGCTTCGTTTTGAAGAGTATTGTTTCATAGTCTGAATTGATTATGGCAAATTTAATCATAATTTTAATCTTAAAAATCTTAAATTTACCACTGAATTCTTAATCAAATAATATGAAACAGATCCCAAGCGTGGATTTGCGTGATTTCCTTTCGGGTGACCCGGAACGCAAACAAAAATTTGTAAATGAAATCGGAAAAGCATACGAAGAAATCGGCTTTGTTGCCCTGAAAGGACACTTTCTGGATGACAAGTTGGTGGATGATCTCTATGGCGAAGTAAAACAGTTCTTTGATTTGCCCGTAGAGAAGAAACAAAACTACGAAATTCCCGGAATTGGTGGACAGCGTGGTTATGTTGGATTTGGAAAAGAAACCGCCAAAGGTTTCAAAAAAGGTGACTTAAAAGAATTCTGGCATTTCGGACAGTTCTTGGAAGAAGGTTCTAAATATTCAAATGAATATCCTGATAATGTAGAAGTTACTGAGAATCCTCGATTCAATTTGGTAGGAAAGGAAGCTTTTAAAATGTTAGAGAAAACTGGAATTTATGTTTTGAGAGCCTTGGCACTTCATCTTGGTTTAGATGAGTTTTATTTCGACAAATATGTTGCAGAAGGAAACTCTATTCTGAGACCCATTCATTATCCGCCGATTACGCAGGAGCCGGACAACGCAGTTCGTGCTGCCGCGCATGGAGATATTAATTTAATCACTCTTTTAATGGGTGCTCAAGGGAAAGGCCTTCAGGTTCAAAATCATGAAGGAGAATGGATAGATGCGATTGCACAACCGGACGAATTGATGATCAATGTGGGAGATATGCTATCGCGCCATACCAATAATAAGTTGAAATCGACCATTCATCAAGTGGTAAATCCGCCACGTGAACTTTGGGGAAAATCTCGGTATTCAATTCCGTTCTTTATGCATCCGGTAAGTGAAATGCCACTGAATGCTTTGGAGAACTGTGTAGATGAGAACAATCCGAAACTGTATGAGGATACTACAGCAGGAGAGTTTCTGCACGAAAGATTGGTAGAGTTAGGGTTAATTAAATAAAATTATTCTTACTTACATAACAGGAAGCCGTCTCAAATTTTATTTTGAGACGGCTTCATTTTAAATGATTGGTAAGTTATTACCTAGGCTATCAAATGGGTAACATACGGATTTGCAATGTTTAAGCTTTCTCCAGTTGTACTGTAAAATGTCTTAGGATTGCAGATTCCCAAACAATATGATATCCTTTTTTAATTTCATCTCTTCTGTCATACACGTTTTTAATCGCAGCCGCAATATAATCCATGTGATTATTAGTATAAGTTCTGCGTGGGATTGCCAGACGAACAAGCTCTAATTTTGGATAGCGGTTTTCGCGAGTATCAGGATCTCTGTCTGCCAATAAAGTTCCTATTTCTACTGTTCGGATTCCAGCTTCTTTATAAATTTCGTTTGCCAAAGTTTGTGCAGGATATTCTTCTCTTGGAATATGAGGTAAGAAACCTAAAGAATCAATGAAAACTGCGTGTCCACCGATGGGTTTTTGAACGGGTATTCCGAATTCAATCAATTTATTGCCAAGATATTCTACCTGGGAGATCCGGCTTTGTAAATATTCAAATTCGGTTGCTTCGTTTAGTCCAACAGCCAAAGCAGCCATGTCTCTTCCGGCCATCCCACCGTAAGTGATAAAACCTTCAAAAATAATGGTAAAATTAGAAGCTTTCTTATAAATCTCGGCATCATTAAGCGCAATGAATCCACCGATGTTTACCAGCCCGTCTTTTTTGGAACTCATAGTCATCCCCACACCATAAGAAAAGGCTTCCTTTGCAATTTCTTTAATAGTTCTGTTTTCTTGACCTTTCTCTCTCATCTTAATGAAATAAGCATTCTCCGCAAATCGCGCAGAGTCAAAAAAGATAGGGATCCCATATTTATCGGAAAGCGCTTTTACTGCTTTCATATTTTCTAAAGAAACAGGTTGTCCGCCTGACGAATTGCACGTAATTGTGATTAAACAAAAAGGGATTTTCTCTTTTGGATGCGCTTTGTAAACTGCTTCCAATTTTTCTAAGTCTATATTTCCTTTGAAAAGGTGCGGATCTTCAATGTCAAAAGCTTCATCAACCGTACAGTCGATGGCATGGGCTTTTCTGATTTCGATATGTCCTTTGGTGGTATCAAAATGGGAATTCCCTGGGATAACGTCTCCATCTTTCACCAACACAGAAAATAACACATTTTCAGCGGCTCTTCCCTGGTGTGTTGGTAGTAAATATTTATATCCAGTAATATTCTGAACGGTATTGTGTAATTGGTCGAAACTTTTGGAACCTGCATAACTTTCGTCACCGGTCATCATTGCTCCCCATTGTTGGTCGCTCATTGCGCCCGTTCCGGAATCTGTTAGTAAGTCGATGAAGACTTGAGAAGATTTCAAATTAAATAAATTGTAGTTGGCATTTTCTAGCCATTGTTCTCTTTCTTCTCTGGTAGATTGATGAATTTCTTCAACCATTTTAATTCTGAATGGTTCTGCGTATGGTAATTTCATAATATAGGATTAATGACGTTTTAATAATTTTTCTAAAAAAAGAAGAATACAAAAAATAATTTTATTCTTCGCTAACAATTAATTATTAAATATCATTCAGGAGCCTTGAAAACATTATCATCAGAATGAAAACCTGCAACACCGCCACTTACTGCAAATTTCATTGCTTGTGCGGCACTTACATTCTCCAAAATAACGATATTATTTGCCAAAACAAAGACAACCCAACCTGAAACAGCATAAGAATGAGGTAGATATACGGAAACGTAATTAGGAAAACCAACAGATGATAAATCGCTTTGGGTTAGAAACCCGATGCGCCAAACATCTGGATCATTAGAAGTTTTAATCAAAACCGGTTGGTTGAATTTCTTCTTGTCACCAACAAATGAAGTCATTACATCTTTCAGTGAGGTATAAATGAATTTTATCCCAGGAGTGTGTTCCAGCAGATAATCGAAACTATCCACAATCACCCGTCCTAAAATAAATTTGCTTCCCACGTATCCGATTAAGGTGGTAGAACAAATGACAATTAAAAAAGTAATTCCCGGATAGAATTGTTCTGATAGAGAAGGTATAATATTATCTATACTCGAAACAATATACCAGATGATCCAAACGGTAAGTGCAAACGGTCCAATAATTAGCAAGCCTTGAAAAAAGGATTTTGCCAGTGTATTTAAAATTTTTTCGAACTGTTTTTTAGTCATCGTCAGGGATTCTATCAATCATTAATTATAGAATGGCAAAAATAGGGAAATTTAGAACTTATTTTAAATAAAATTAACCGTGAATGGTTTCTTTCTTTCCGTACGATTTTATAATTTCTGTTTCATAATCCAGCCATTCTTCCCAACGTGCATTTACTTTTTCAACGTCTCCTAATTGCCGTGCGAATCCGATAAAAGTGGTATAGTGGCCCGCTTCAGAAATCATTAAATCTTTATAGAAAGTTTTTAGTTCTTCATCCTTTATATTCTCTGTTAAGACTCGGAAACGCTCACAGCTTCTGGCTTCGATCATTGCCGCGAAAAGCATTCTGTCGATAATGTACTCTTTTCGGGTTCCCTGCACAATAAATTTAAACAATTGTCCTACATAATCATCTTTTCTTTCTCTGCCGAATTCATATCCCCGCTTTTTTATAATTTCGTGAACTTGCTGGAAATGTTCTAACTCTTCTTGCGCTATTTTTAAAAGCTCCGTAACTATTTCCGGATATTCCGGACACATGGTGATAATAGTGATGGCGTTGGTGGTCGCTTTCTGCTCACACCATGCATGATCGGTTAATATTTCTTCCAAATTGCCTTCCGCAATATTTGCCCAGCGGGGATCGGTTAAGAGTCTGAGTTTAAACATTGTAATTTTTTGTAAATTTAAGCAAATTATTAGCAGTCGTCAGGTTAGATTAAGTTTGCCATAATGCTAAAATTTAGCGCTTATGTTTGATGGTTTATTATGCTATTGGCATAAATATTGAGTAATTGAAAACAACATAAAAAAATAAACTATTATGATTACTAGAGTATTATCAAACAGATTAGAAAAGTTGGGCATTTTCATGTTAACATTTTTCTTTGGTATAATTGCATTTGCGCAAGAGAAAGCTCCTGATTTAAATGTTGATGTAACAACTACAAAAACGACAACTACAGAGGAATGGTTTACAAATCCACTATATTGGGTAGTTGGAGCTTTGCTTTTAATTATTTTAATTGCGGTTATTGCGAGAGGAAATAGGAGAGACTAATCTTTTTATTTAAAAAAAATTAACTGCTTTGGTTTTCCGAAGTGGTTTTTTTACGTAAAAATTCAAGAAATTTCCAGCTTACTGAATCTAGTTTCTTTAATCCTTCTGCAATAATGACTGCCAGCAGAATGTTAATTGCAAAAATGACAATTACTAAAATTCCCCACGGAAGCTCATCTTTTAAAGGAACAACAAGAAAATAAACCATTGAGGAGCTGATTCCTTGAGCAAAATAGTAGAATATGGCATTTTTGCCAATATAAGTTAGGAAGTTATTCTTGGTGATTTTAACGCGGTTATATAATACAAATAAAGTGAGCAGCGAAAAACCAGACCAAAAAATATAAAGTAATTTCGGTGGAAATTTAGCTTTGTTCATTTTAAGAAACAGTTCCTTGCCATAATTCCAGAACAGGAAGATAAAGATCAATACTAAAACTCCATATATAATAGGAACCCATTTAGTCGGAATTTTCTTTCCTTTTAATTGATGTGCGACCAAAAATAATCCTAAGTAAAAAGCAACATAGCCTACTTGACCCGATGGATAAAATTGTGGGAAGGCATTAAAGATGAAAGTCAGTCCGAAACAGACTGCGATAAACCAGCTAATATGTTTTGAGAAAAACCTTAAAATTAAAACACCAAATACAGTCAGAATAAAATACACTTTTAAATACCAGAAGCTGCCCATAACAACTGGGAAAGTATCTGCGTTCGTATATTGATGCAGATACCAGTTGCCGAGATTTTGCCACTGTGGAATATTTGAAATGTTTTTGGGAACGTATTTAGTGCCGAAAGTTGAGTAGAAATTTTTCATCCAGTCCAATCCAAAGACATTTAATCCGAAAACTTTAAACAGATAATCGAGAAAAAAAAGGAAAGTAACGAAAATCATAAAGGTAATCTGTAGTTTCAAGAGTCGGTAAAGAGTTTTTTCGATATTGTTTCCTGAAGTCAGCCCACTTAAAGCGTAAAATAAAGGAACATCTATTAGTAAAGAAAGAATTCTTAGTTCCGTAGGGACATAAAATTGGCCTGACCAATAAACGGTATGTATAAAAATAATGGAAAGCGTGGCGAACCCTTTGGAAAAGTCAATGTATAGATCTCTTTTCATTTTTACGATTTAGATTTGGGTAAAATTAAATAAAGTTTCGATTATTTTTTAGATTTAGGGGAAATAAAAAGGGTAAAGCGAAAGCTTTACCCTAATAGTATTAAATAAATTAGAACTTATTTTAGATTGTTAAATTCTTCAGCAGAAATTTCTCCTGTTTGAATTTGTCTAAGCTCTTCCAAATGATTTTTCATTTTCGCATCGATCTCAGGGAATTTGTCATTTTTAGCCATTTTGTAGCTTCCGTTTAAAACTCCGTTGTAGTAATAGAAGAAGTTATAATCAAAATCACTTGCAGAAAGATTCCACTCACCTAATAAGAATCCTAAACGTACTGCTGATCTTCTTTGATTAGGAGTACCGTGGTGTCCTTGGCTGTTTGTATTGTAATCTCCAATGCTGCTTGCGAAATTGTAAGCAGAAGCGATTGCAGCAAATGAACTTTGGTTGTAACCAGCTGGTCTTCTCAAATAATAACCTGCAAAACCGTCAGCTTCCAATTCGTTTGGACGAGCAGTGTACTCGGTTACACTTGGTAAATTGTAGATGTACTGTAACTGGTGTCCGTACTCATGTGCTAAAATCATTGCGTTTACAATGTCCCCACCTTTAGATTTCGCATCATAATAGATTGCGTAACCGTAATAAATTTTACCTGATGAATAAGAAATTGCGTTGTAAGTAGTGTTTTGATTATATGAATCGCTTACAAATCTCAATAGAGGATTGCTGCGTCCAAATAATCTTGCAATTTTAGTCATCTGACTATTCATAAAGTTGGTGTCAGAAGAATTGGTTAATCCAGTTTTTAATACTGCATTATTTGACCAGTTTCCATCAACATAGGCGCAAGTAGCTTCTACTTCACCTGGTTGTTCCAATGCAGCAGAACTTACGGTTTCTTCTGTTGCTGTTTCGATGTTTCTGTCACTGTTACATGACGTGAATGCAAGTCCTAAAATTGCCGAAGCAAAAATGGCTTTTGTGAATGTTTGTTTCATAAACTTATAATTTGTGTTATTAAGTTAGCGAATGTATAAAAAAAATCTAACAAATACCAAATTATCATGATTATTTGTGAATTTTATCGATTTGGATATATTTTATAAAAATGGACCGTAATATGAAAATATTTTTTATCTTTGCACCTCGAAATAACTAACAAAATTTATAAACAATGTTTGCAATTGTAGAAATAGCAGGGCTTCAATATAAAGTTGAGCAAGACCAGAAGTTGTTTGTAAACCGTTTGAAAGGAGAGATAGGAGGGAAAGTTTCCTTTGATAAAGTTCTTCTTACTGTAAACGGTTCTACATCAATTGGCGCCCCGGCTGTAAGTGGTATCACCGTAGATGCTGAAATCATCAATCACCTGAAAGCTGATAAAGTAATCATCTTCAAAAAGAAAAGAAGAAAAGGATACGAAAAGAAAAACGGTCACAGACAATCTTTAACTCAAATTCAAATTACTGGAATCACTGGTTTCGATAAT comes from the Chryseobacterium sp. SNU WT5 genome and includes:
- a CDS encoding beta-carotene 15,15'-monooxygenase; its protein translation is MDTFQEFDQPTGPEKSTGAIISHAFEMYKGVFMYAVAAVILAVVISFVVSLIIQPISGVNSNDMLEELKSSPETFSTNMWSIPGIRTYYGLSGLVSLLLTPIYVGIIYMANKYNLKEPMSFSDLFIGFRQNFVNIIIYTLISSIILGIAFTLCVIPGFFVLPFFMLGYPILLFENASFSEAISKSFSIAKNNYGTFLGASLLGFLISIAGIFLCGIGLVFTMLFLMIVMYSLYCAYCGRPRPIVVNK
- a CDS encoding aminodeoxychorismate synthase component I, yielding MLKSDYSNFDRMDELSQQKVPFFFMVDFLGTKVEVYTESELIDKNIFVDFQNYKNVKPQDALITDVQMKSYPISKTDYREGFDKVQHNLKLGNSYLTNYTCKTEIEINLSLKEIFFLSKAKYKVLYQDQFVFFSPETFVEIVNNEIFTHPMKGTIDASKENAVEVLKNDIKEKAEHYTVVDLLRNDLSMVADEVKVNEFQRIDFIKTKQKNLYAMSSEISGKLKPQFRSKVGSIMRTLLPAGSILGAPKPKTLEIVLEAETYQRGFYTGVCGWYDGEKLDSCVMIRFIEKENRKLYFKSGGGITHLSNFADEYQEMKNKIYVPIH
- a CDS encoding aminotransferase class IV; amino-acid sequence: MSQFIESIKVEDKEIFLLEQHQKRVNDTFANFGKDEAINLENIFKNLEHDEDGLYKLKITYDLTGNVRTQMIPYAISEISDFKLVENNSYDYSFKFEDRKELEKMMILSKASEIIIVKNNHITDTSFSNLLFKKGKDWFTPNTYLLNGVQRQHLLKSKKIKEAEITLQNLNEYSHFQIINAMNDFDDMFIYPLERIKNLPSRPDAIEL
- the menD gene encoding 2-succinyl-5-enolpyruvyl-6-hydroxy-3-cyclohexene-1-carboxylic-acid synthase, encoding MKQYSSKRSIQILAHLLKEYGIYDIVISPGSRNAPLAIHFSETDELNCYSIVDERSAGFVGLGMAKSIKKPVAITCTSGSAAANYYPAMTEAFYQNTPLLILTADRPIDYVDIFDGQTIRQKDLYQQHSYGDFQLLEDSADNAGDENFAIIKKAIEVCFEKQGPVHINIPLEEPLYQMVSELPNFPSLEKTIRETTFELSPNLTAEWNTSKRIMILIGTRDYSEELEMQLSQLVKNHSVVVLKEANSNIKHDKFFSHIDRYIFNFNDEDYKTFAPDLLITIGQNVVSKKIKQFLRKASPKNHWHIHEVWHPDTFFCLTEKIKTTPEKFFAKLLKNITLEPSAYFNLWDILRDKRDLKHTDYCLQTNFSDFKLFELLSEKLPENINLHISNSSAIRYAQLFDFPRTIGIFCNRGTSGIDGSTSTAMGFAMKNERQTVLVTGDVSFFYDINGLWNNYIPPYTRIIIFNNGGGDIFNIIPGPSSTNALEEFILTKHHKNAEHLAQHFGFSYTKVDDEETLLRILDNFFKPDEKAKILEVDTSTVENAEVLKNYFEFLKS
- a CDS encoding isopenicillin N synthase family dioxygenase → MKQIPSVDLRDFLSGDPERKQKFVNEIGKAYEEIGFVALKGHFLDDKLVDDLYGEVKQFFDLPVEKKQNYEIPGIGGQRGYVGFGKETAKGFKKGDLKEFWHFGQFLEEGSKYSNEYPDNVEVTENPRFNLVGKEAFKMLEKTGIYVLRALALHLGLDEFYFDKYVAEGNSILRPIHYPPITQEPDNAVRAAAHGDINLITLLMGAQGKGLQVQNHEGEWIDAIAQPDELMINVGDMLSRHTNNKLKSTIHQVVNPPRELWGKSRYSIPFFMHPVSEMPLNALENCVDENNPKLYEDTTAGEFLHERLVELGLIK
- a CDS encoding tryptophanase produces the protein MKLPYAEPFRIKMVEEIHQSTREEREQWLENANYNLFNLKSSQVFIDLLTDSGTGAMSDQQWGAMMTGDESYAGSKSFDQLHNTVQNITGYKYLLPTHQGRAAENVLFSVLVKDGDVIPGNSHFDTTKGHIEIRKAHAIDCTVDEAFDIEDPHLFKGNIDLEKLEAVYKAHPKEKIPFCLITITCNSSGGQPVSLENMKAVKALSDKYGIPIFFDSARFAENAYFIKMREKGQENRTIKEIAKEAFSYGVGMTMSSKKDGLVNIGGFIALNDAEIYKKASNFTIIFEGFITYGGMAGRDMAALAVGLNEATEFEYLQSRISQVEYLGNKLIEFGIPVQKPIGGHAVFIDSLGFLPHIPREEYPAQTLANEIYKEAGIRTVEIGTLLADRDPDTRENRYPKLELVRLAIPRRTYTNNHMDYIAAAIKNVYDRRDEIKKGYHIVWESAILRHFTVQLEKA
- a CDS encoding DUF502 domain-containing protein: MTKKQFEKILNTLAKSFFQGLLIIGPFALTVWIIWYIVSSIDNIIPSLSEQFYPGITFLIVICSTTLIGYVGSKFILGRVIVDSFDYLLEHTPGIKFIYTSLKDVMTSFVGDKKKFNQPVLIKTSNDPDVWRIGFLTQSDLSSVGFPNYVSVYLPHSYAVSGWVVFVLANNIVILENVSAAQAMKFAVSGGVAGFHSDDNVFKAPE
- a CDS encoding tRNA-(ms[2]io[6]A)-hydroxylase, which gives rise to MFKLRLLTDPRWANIAEGNLEEILTDHAWCEQKATTNAITIITMCPEYPEIVTELLKIAQEELEHFQQVHEIIKKRGYEFGRERKDDYVGQLFKFIVQGTRKEYIIDRMLFAAMIEARSCERFRVLTENIKDEELKTFYKDLMISEAGHYTTFIGFARQLGDVEKVNARWEEWLDYETEIIKSYGKKETIHG
- a CDS encoding acyltransferase family protein; this encodes MKRDLYIDFSKGFATLSIIFIHTVYWSGQFYVPTELRILSLLIDVPLFYALSGLTSGNNIEKTLYRLLKLQITFMIFVTFLFFLDYLFKVFGLNVFGLDWMKNFYSTFGTKYVPKNISNIPQWQNLGNWYLHQYTNADTFPVVMGSFWYLKVYFILTVFGVLILRFFSKHISWFIAVCFGLTFIFNAFPQFYPSGQVGYVAFYLGLFLVAHQLKGKKIPTKWVPIIYGVLVLIFIFLFWNYGKELFLKMNKAKFPPKLLYIFWSGFSLLTLFVLYNRVKITKNNFLTYIGKNAIFYYFAQGISSSMVYFLVVPLKDELPWGILVIVIFAINILLAVIIAEGLKKLDSVSWKFLEFLRKKTTSENQSS